GCAAATCCGAGAGCGGGCTTTGAGCACAACCGCAGCAGAGCCAACAGGTGGTGGGTCGAGGTTACCAACAAGGAACTGTTCATGTTCTTGAAAGGGCCGAAAGAGAAGCTTTTCGAAGTTGCCAGAGCATATCCAAAGGAGTTCCTGAGGGGATTCTTTGACAGTGAGGGCACGGTAATCTTTTCTAAGAAGTCTAAAATGCTATACGTAAGCGCATCAAACTACGATACTGAAGTTCTCAGATTATGCCAGGATCTTTTGGATGGACTCAAAATACACTCAAAGATCTATCTTCATCAAAAGAAAGGAACTCCCGTAAATATTCGGGGCAAAATCTACCATTACAGCAACGATCTGTACGAGATAAGAATTCACCGCAGGGATAGCGTGCTCAAATACCTCCAAAACATTGGATTCTCGATTTCAAGAAAACAAGCCAAACTGGAAAATGGCTTAAGGGAACTGGGAAGGCTGTAGAGAACGTACAAATGTACACATTCGAACAAAATAGCGGGGGGAGGATTTGAACCTCCGACCTCCGGGTTATGAGCCCGGCGGGCACTCCTAGCTGCCCCACCCCGCTGCTCGACCCGTAGTTAGTGAACCGTGCAGGGTTTATAAATTTTGCGGGAGTGAACGGAACGATGGGATTGCAAGGAATAAAAGAGTAAAAAGGGGTTGCCGTGCTCCTCATCCCATGGGCGTTATGTGGACGACGATCTTTGAATCCTCCGTCTCGAACTCAAACCTGCGCGGAACGCCGCTGGAGTCGACGAAGACGTGCCAGGTCTTGCCCGATTTCGTGGTGAACTCGTACTCAAAGAGCTTCTCCTTGAGACCCAGTCCCATCAGTATCCTGTCAGATAGGGAAACTGAGCTCTTAACCTTCCTGAGGTCGCGGGAGTTGAGGAGCGCATCCCTGAAGGCCAGTGTGGGAAGGCTTCCCCGTATCATGTCCACCGCCGTGTCGCTGTCTACCCCGTAATACTTCTCCCAGAGCTCCTTAACGTCCATGGTGGTTCCATCCGCAAGGGTTACGGTTCCCGAAACATCGCCCGTGAGCAGGTTGACGGTTATCTGGCCATGCATCGCCAACGAGCCGTTGATGTAATAC
The Thermococcus radiotolerans genome window above contains:
- a CDS encoding LAGLIDADG family homing endonuclease; translated protein: MRTLRGLLPSEVERIQERALQLRESGMSYLKITQELAEEFNVSVSKATVLRWCKGTHNTFNKTKRVNLEPSPELAYIVGAYLGDASVSERNYQYRIRLKVIDRDFAQNFEKALRAIGANPRAGFEHNRSRANRWWVEVTNKELFMFLKGPKEKLFEVARAYPKEFLRGFFDSEGTVIFSKKSKMLYVSASNYDTEVLRLCQDLLDGLKIHSKIYLHQKKGTPVNIRGKIYHYSNDLYEIRIHRRDSVLKYLQNIGFSISRKQAKLENGLRELGRL